In Lemur catta isolate mLemCat1 chromosome 1, mLemCat1.pri, whole genome shotgun sequence, one DNA window encodes the following:
- the HPS3 gene encoding Hermansky-Pudlak syndrome 3 protein isoform X2 codes for MVQLYNLHPFGSQQVVPCKLEPERFCGGGRDALFVAAGCKVEAFAVAGQELCQPRCAFSTLGRVLRLAYSEAGDYLVAIEEKNKATFLRAYVNWRSKRTENSRVCIRMVGHNVETPFSENLRDQMSIIEMPLSEAPLCISCCPVKGDILVGCTNMLVLFSLKYQIINEEFSILDFERSLIIHVDNITPVEISFCVGYVGVMSDLEVLILKLESDPKNGERVNHHPRKTSNPMKQTEGVSNEISQLESDDFVICQKPMELLGKKSEQSGLSVTLESTGLADEKLKYFHIQHLLYRRFAPDISSYVLPDDIKLHSLQLLPIYQTGSSDGKNSSQEKELLSLFCFFSLPHVGYLYMVVKSVELMSVYHYPEKSQQAVLTPQFLHVITSNNLQCFTVRCSAAAAREEDPYMDTTLKACPPVSMDVCALRIQLFIGLKAICHFKNHIILLTKADAEAIPERRESPKRLLSRKDTNVKIKIPPVAEAGWNLYIVNTVSPVQLYKEMVDYSNTYKTARTQSCIHLLSEAHLLVRAALMDASQLEPGEKAELLEAFKESCGHLGDCYSRLDTQHSHLTLPYYKMSGLSLAQVLSRMDWTVEDASHKYERGLIFYINHSLYENLDEELSEELAARVVQMFHVAEPKQLPHILCSPSMKNINPSTAMSYLRKLDASGLSSILLTLTKAAMALKMGDLDMHKNEMKSHPEMKLVCGFILEPRLLIQQRKGQIVPTELAIHLKETQPALLVASVLGLQKNNKIGIEEADSFFKVLCGKDEDTIPQLLVDFWEAQLVACLPDVVLQELFFKLTSQYIWRLSKRQPPDTTPLRTSEELINACGHYGLIYPWVHILISSDFLAHENYTEDLLKLQSLMCGPSFDIASIIPFLEPLSEDTIAGLSVHVLCRTRLKQYEQCIDTLLERCPEAVIPYANHELKEENRIDSVVEKTAA; via the exons ATGGTGCAGCTGTACAACCTGCACCCGTTTGGGTCGCAGCAGGTGGTGCCCTGCAAGCTGGAGCCCGAGCGGTTCTGCGGCGGGGGGCGCGACGCGCTGTTCGTGGCGGCGGGCTGCAAGGTGGAGGCGTTCGCCGTGGCGGGCCAGGAGCTGTGCCAGCCGAGGTGCGCCTTCTCCACGCTGGGCCGGGTGCTGCGCCTGGCCTACAGCGAGGCGG GAGACTACTTGGTAGCaattgaagagaaaaacaaagctacATTTCTGCGTGCTTATGTGAACTGGAGAAGTAAAAGGACTGAGAACTCTCGAGTGTGTATTCGAATGGTTGGGCACAATGTGGAGACACCCTTCAGCGAAAACCTCAGAGATCAGATGTCTATTATTGAAATGCCACTTTCTGAGGCCCCCTTGTGCATTTCCTGTTGCCCTGTGAAAGGAGATATTCTTGTTGGCTGCACAAATATGTTAGTCTTATTTAGTTTGAAATATCAGATCATCAATGAGGAATTCTCAATATTGGACTTTGAACGTTCTTTAATTATACACGTAGATAATATCACTCCTGttgaaatttctttttgtgttgGATATGTTGGTGTCATGTCAGACTTAGAAGTCTTAATCCTAAAACTGGAGTCAGACCCTAAAAATGGAGAGAGAGTTAACCACCATCCACGTAAGACCAGCAATCCAATGAAACAGACAGAAG gtgtcAGTAATGAAATTTCACAGCTTGAGTCAGATGATTTTGTTATCTGCCAAAAGCCCATGGAACTTCTTGGTAAAAAAAGTGAACAGTCTGGATTATCTGTTACACTGGAATCTACAGGATTAGCTGATGAAAAACTAAAGTATTTCCACATCCAGCACCTGCTCTATAG ACGTTTTGCTCCTGATATTTCATCCTATGTCTTGCCTGATGACATCAAGTTGCATTCCCTCCAGCTGTTACCCATTTACCAGACAG GTTCTTCTGATGGAAAAAATTCGTCTCAGGAAAAAGAGTTGCTGagtctcttttgttttttctccttacCTCATGTGGGATATCTCTACATGGTTGTCAAATCTGTTGAATTAATGTCAGTCTACCACTATCCAGAGAAGTCTCAGCAGGCGGTGCTCACACCACAATTCTTGCACGTCATTACAAG caaTAACCTGCAGTGTTTCACAGTGCGGTGCAGTGCAGCAGCAGCTCGTGAGGAGGACCCGTACATGGACACCACCCTGAAG GCTTGCCCACCTGTCAGTATGGATGTCTGTGCTTTAAGAATACAGCTTTTCATAGGCTTGAAAGCCATCTGTCACTTTAAAAACCACATTATACTTTTGACTAAGGCAGACGCTGAGGCCATTCCAGAGAGAAGAGAGTCACCCAAGAGGCTTCT ttcTAGAAAAGATACCAATGTTAAGATCAAAATACCTCCTGTAGCTGAGGCTGGGTGGAATTTGTATATTGTGAATACAGTCTCACCAGTGCAACTATACAAAGAGATG gtAGACTATAGTAATACCTACAAGACTGCCAGAACCCAGAGCTGCATTCATCTTCTCAGTGAGGCTCATCTGTTAGTGAGAGCTGCCCTGATGGATGCCAGTCAGCTGGAACCCGGGGAGAAAGCAGAGCTTTTGGAAGCATTTAAGGAAAGCTGTGGGCACCTTGGGGACTGTTACAGCAG GCTTGACACCCAGCATTCTCACCTCACCTTGCCGTACTATAAGATGTCTGGTTTGTCTTTGGCCCAAGTTTTGTCCCGCATGGACTGGACAGTAGAGGATGCATCACATAAATATGAGAGGGGATTAATCTTTTATATTAATCATTCACTTTATGAAAACCTGGATGAAGAATTAAGTGAA GAATTAGCAGCAAGAGTGGTTCAGATGTTTCATGTAGCTGAGCCGAAGCAACTGCCTCATATTCTTTGTAGTCCTTCTATGAAGAATATTAATCCTTCAACTGCCATGAGCTATCTGAGGAAGCTGGATGCTTCTGGGTTGTCATCGATCTTACTGACATTGACTAAGGCAGCAATGGCTCTGAAAATGGGAGATCTTGACAtgcacaaaaatgaaatgaaaagccaTCCAGAG ATGAAGTTGGTATGTGGCTTCATTCTGGAACCTCGACTATTGATTCAACAGAGGAAGGGACAGATTGTTCCAACAGAACTTGCAATTCACTTGAAGGAGACTCAGCCTGCATTACTTGTGGCTTCAGTCCTGGGCTTGCAGAAGAACAACAAAATTGGAATTGAAGAAGCAGATTCCTTTTTTAAG gtGCTTTGTGGCAAGGATGAAGATACGATTCCTCAGCTCTTGGTAGACTTTTGGGAAGCTCAGCTAGTGGCATGTCTCCCAGATGTGGTACTTCAGGAACTCTTTTTTAAGCTCACATCACAGTATATCTGGAGGTTGTCTAAGAGGCAGCCTCCTGACACCACACCGTTGCGAACATCAGAAGAGCTG ataAATGCCTGTGGTCATTATGGCTTAATCTATCCATGGGTTCACATTTTAATATCATCTGACTTCTTAGCTCATGAAAATTACACAGAAGATCTTTTAAAATTGCAG TCTCTTATGTGTGGTCCTTCATTTGACATAGCTTCCATTATTCCGTTCTTGGAGCCACTCTCAGAAGACACTATTGCTGGCCTCAGCGTGCATGTTCTGTGTCGTACGCGCTTGAAACAGTATGAACAGTGCATAGACACACTCTTAGAGAGATGCCCGGAGGCTGTCATCCCGTATGCTAATCACGAACTGAAAGAAGAGAACCGG ATAGACTCTGTGGTGGAAAAAACTGCTGCCTGA
- the HPS3 gene encoding Hermansky-Pudlak syndrome 3 protein isoform X1 has protein sequence MVQLYNLHPFGSQQVVPCKLEPERFCGGGRDALFVAAGCKVEAFAVAGQELCQPRCAFSTLGRVLRLAYSEAGDYLVAIEEKNKATFLRAYVNWRSKRTENSRVCIRMVGHNVETPFSENLRDQMSIIEMPLSEAPLCISCCPVKGDILVGCTNMLVLFSLKYQIINEEFSILDFERSLIIHVDNITPVEISFCVGYVGVMSDLEVLILKLESDPKNGERVNHHPRKTSNPMKQTEGVSNEISQLESDDFVICQKPMELLGKKSEQSGLSVTLESTGLADEKLKYFHIQHLLYRRFAPDISSYVLPDDIKLHSLQLLPIYQTGSSDGKNSSQEKELLSLFCFFSLPHVGYLYMVVKSVELMSVYHYPEKSQQAVLTPQFLHVITSNNLQCFTVRCSAAAAREEDPYMDTTLKACPPVSMDVCALRIQLFIGLKAICHFKNHIILLTKADAEAIPERRESPKRLLSRKDTNVKIKIPPVAEAGWNLYIVNTVSPVQLYKEMVDYSNTYKTARTQSCIHLLSEAHLLVRAALMDASQLEPGEKAELLEAFKESCGHLGDCYSRLDTQHSHLTLPYYKMSGLSLAQVLSRMDWTVEDASHKYERGLIFYINHSLYENLDEELSEELAARVVQMFHVAEPKQLPHILCSPSMKNINPSTAMSYLRKLDASGLSSILLTLTKAAMALKMGDLDMHKNEMKSHPEMKLVCGFILEPRLLIQQRKGQIVPTELAIHLKETQPALLVASVLGLQKNNKIGIEEADSFFKVLCGKDEDTIPQLLVDFWEAQLVACLPDVVLQELFFKLTSQYIWRLSKRQPPDTTPLRTSEELINACGHYGLIYPWVHILISSDFLAHENYTEDLLKLQSLMCGPSFDIASIIPFLEPLSEDTIAGLSVHVLCRTRLKQYEQCIDTLLERCPEAVIPYANHELKEENRTLWWKKLLPELCQRIKCGGDKYQFYLSSLKETLSIVAVELELKDFLNVLPEDGTAAFFLPYLLYCSRKKSLT, from the exons ATGGTGCAGCTGTACAACCTGCACCCGTTTGGGTCGCAGCAGGTGGTGCCCTGCAAGCTGGAGCCCGAGCGGTTCTGCGGCGGGGGGCGCGACGCGCTGTTCGTGGCGGCGGGCTGCAAGGTGGAGGCGTTCGCCGTGGCGGGCCAGGAGCTGTGCCAGCCGAGGTGCGCCTTCTCCACGCTGGGCCGGGTGCTGCGCCTGGCCTACAGCGAGGCGG GAGACTACTTGGTAGCaattgaagagaaaaacaaagctacATTTCTGCGTGCTTATGTGAACTGGAGAAGTAAAAGGACTGAGAACTCTCGAGTGTGTATTCGAATGGTTGGGCACAATGTGGAGACACCCTTCAGCGAAAACCTCAGAGATCAGATGTCTATTATTGAAATGCCACTTTCTGAGGCCCCCTTGTGCATTTCCTGTTGCCCTGTGAAAGGAGATATTCTTGTTGGCTGCACAAATATGTTAGTCTTATTTAGTTTGAAATATCAGATCATCAATGAGGAATTCTCAATATTGGACTTTGAACGTTCTTTAATTATACACGTAGATAATATCACTCCTGttgaaatttctttttgtgttgGATATGTTGGTGTCATGTCAGACTTAGAAGTCTTAATCCTAAAACTGGAGTCAGACCCTAAAAATGGAGAGAGAGTTAACCACCATCCACGTAAGACCAGCAATCCAATGAAACAGACAGAAG gtgtcAGTAATGAAATTTCACAGCTTGAGTCAGATGATTTTGTTATCTGCCAAAAGCCCATGGAACTTCTTGGTAAAAAAAGTGAACAGTCTGGATTATCTGTTACACTGGAATCTACAGGATTAGCTGATGAAAAACTAAAGTATTTCCACATCCAGCACCTGCTCTATAG ACGTTTTGCTCCTGATATTTCATCCTATGTCTTGCCTGATGACATCAAGTTGCATTCCCTCCAGCTGTTACCCATTTACCAGACAG GTTCTTCTGATGGAAAAAATTCGTCTCAGGAAAAAGAGTTGCTGagtctcttttgttttttctccttacCTCATGTGGGATATCTCTACATGGTTGTCAAATCTGTTGAATTAATGTCAGTCTACCACTATCCAGAGAAGTCTCAGCAGGCGGTGCTCACACCACAATTCTTGCACGTCATTACAAG caaTAACCTGCAGTGTTTCACAGTGCGGTGCAGTGCAGCAGCAGCTCGTGAGGAGGACCCGTACATGGACACCACCCTGAAG GCTTGCCCACCTGTCAGTATGGATGTCTGTGCTTTAAGAATACAGCTTTTCATAGGCTTGAAAGCCATCTGTCACTTTAAAAACCACATTATACTTTTGACTAAGGCAGACGCTGAGGCCATTCCAGAGAGAAGAGAGTCACCCAAGAGGCTTCT ttcTAGAAAAGATACCAATGTTAAGATCAAAATACCTCCTGTAGCTGAGGCTGGGTGGAATTTGTATATTGTGAATACAGTCTCACCAGTGCAACTATACAAAGAGATG gtAGACTATAGTAATACCTACAAGACTGCCAGAACCCAGAGCTGCATTCATCTTCTCAGTGAGGCTCATCTGTTAGTGAGAGCTGCCCTGATGGATGCCAGTCAGCTGGAACCCGGGGAGAAAGCAGAGCTTTTGGAAGCATTTAAGGAAAGCTGTGGGCACCTTGGGGACTGTTACAGCAG GCTTGACACCCAGCATTCTCACCTCACCTTGCCGTACTATAAGATGTCTGGTTTGTCTTTGGCCCAAGTTTTGTCCCGCATGGACTGGACAGTAGAGGATGCATCACATAAATATGAGAGGGGATTAATCTTTTATATTAATCATTCACTTTATGAAAACCTGGATGAAGAATTAAGTGAA GAATTAGCAGCAAGAGTGGTTCAGATGTTTCATGTAGCTGAGCCGAAGCAACTGCCTCATATTCTTTGTAGTCCTTCTATGAAGAATATTAATCCTTCAACTGCCATGAGCTATCTGAGGAAGCTGGATGCTTCTGGGTTGTCATCGATCTTACTGACATTGACTAAGGCAGCAATGGCTCTGAAAATGGGAGATCTTGACAtgcacaaaaatgaaatgaaaagccaTCCAGAG ATGAAGTTGGTATGTGGCTTCATTCTGGAACCTCGACTATTGATTCAACAGAGGAAGGGACAGATTGTTCCAACAGAACTTGCAATTCACTTGAAGGAGACTCAGCCTGCATTACTTGTGGCTTCAGTCCTGGGCTTGCAGAAGAACAACAAAATTGGAATTGAAGAAGCAGATTCCTTTTTTAAG gtGCTTTGTGGCAAGGATGAAGATACGATTCCTCAGCTCTTGGTAGACTTTTGGGAAGCTCAGCTAGTGGCATGTCTCCCAGATGTGGTACTTCAGGAACTCTTTTTTAAGCTCACATCACAGTATATCTGGAGGTTGTCTAAGAGGCAGCCTCCTGACACCACACCGTTGCGAACATCAGAAGAGCTG ataAATGCCTGTGGTCATTATGGCTTAATCTATCCATGGGTTCACATTTTAATATCATCTGACTTCTTAGCTCATGAAAATTACACAGAAGATCTTTTAAAATTGCAG TCTCTTATGTGTGGTCCTTCATTTGACATAGCTTCCATTATTCCGTTCTTGGAGCCACTCTCAGAAGACACTATTGCTGGCCTCAGCGTGCATGTTCTGTGTCGTACGCGCTTGAAACAGTATGAACAGTGCATAGACACACTCTTAGAGAGATGCCCGGAGGCTGTCATCCCGTATGCTAATCACGAACTGAAAGAAGAGAACCGG ACTCTGTGGTGGAAAAAACTGCTGCCTGAACTTTGTCAGAGAATAAAATGTGGTGGAGACAAATATCAATTTTACCTGTCATCATTAAAAG AAACATTGTCAATTGTTGCTGTGGAACTGGAACTAAAGGATTTCTTGAATGTTCTCCCAGAAGATGGCACTGCAgcatttttcttgccttatctTCTTTACTGCAGTCGAAAGAAATCATTGACTTGA
- the HPS3 gene encoding Hermansky-Pudlak syndrome 3 protein isoform X3, translating to MVQLYNLHPFGSQQVVPCKLEPERFCGGGRDALFVAAGCKVEAFAVAGQELCQPRCAFSTLGRVLRLAYSEAGDYLVAIEEKNKATFLRAYVNWRSKRTENSRVCIRMVGHNVETPFSENLRDQMSIIEMPLSEAPLCISCCPVKGDILVGCTNMLVLFSLKYQIINEEFSILDFERSLIIHVDNITPVEISFCVGYVGVMSDLEVLILKLESDPKNGERVNHHPRKTSNPMKQTEGVSNEISQLESDDFVICQKPMELLGKKSEQSGLSVTLESTGLADEKLKYFHIQHLLYRRFAPDISSYVLPDDIKLHSLQLLPIYQTGSSDGKNSSQEKELLSLFCFFSLPHVGYLYMVVKSVELMSVYHYPEKSQQAVLTPQFLHVITSNNLQCFTVRCSAAAAREEDPYMDTTLKACPPVSMDVCALRIQLFIGLKAICHFKNHIILLTKADAEAIPERRESPKRLLSRKDTNVKIKIPPVAEAGWNLYIVNTVSPVQLYKEMVDYSNTYKTARTQSCIHLLSEAHLLVRAALMDASQLEPGEKAELLEAFKESCGHLGDCYSRLDTQHSHLTLPYYKMSGLSLAQVLSRMDWTVEDASHKYERGLIFYINHSLYENLDEELSEELAARVVQMFHVAEPKQLPHILCSPSMKNINPSTAMSYLRKLDASGLSSILLTLTKAAMALKMGDLDMHKNEMKSHPEMKLVCGFILEPRLLIQQRKGQIVPTELAIHLKETQPALLVASVLGLQKNNKIGIEEADSFFKVLCGKDEDTIPQLLVDFWEAQLVACLPDVVLQELFFKLTSQYIWRLSKRQPPDTTPLRTSEELINACGHYGLIYPWVHILISSDFLAHENYTEDLLKLQLPLFRSWSHSQKTLLLASACMFCVVRA from the exons ATGGTGCAGCTGTACAACCTGCACCCGTTTGGGTCGCAGCAGGTGGTGCCCTGCAAGCTGGAGCCCGAGCGGTTCTGCGGCGGGGGGCGCGACGCGCTGTTCGTGGCGGCGGGCTGCAAGGTGGAGGCGTTCGCCGTGGCGGGCCAGGAGCTGTGCCAGCCGAGGTGCGCCTTCTCCACGCTGGGCCGGGTGCTGCGCCTGGCCTACAGCGAGGCGG GAGACTACTTGGTAGCaattgaagagaaaaacaaagctacATTTCTGCGTGCTTATGTGAACTGGAGAAGTAAAAGGACTGAGAACTCTCGAGTGTGTATTCGAATGGTTGGGCACAATGTGGAGACACCCTTCAGCGAAAACCTCAGAGATCAGATGTCTATTATTGAAATGCCACTTTCTGAGGCCCCCTTGTGCATTTCCTGTTGCCCTGTGAAAGGAGATATTCTTGTTGGCTGCACAAATATGTTAGTCTTATTTAGTTTGAAATATCAGATCATCAATGAGGAATTCTCAATATTGGACTTTGAACGTTCTTTAATTATACACGTAGATAATATCACTCCTGttgaaatttctttttgtgttgGATATGTTGGTGTCATGTCAGACTTAGAAGTCTTAATCCTAAAACTGGAGTCAGACCCTAAAAATGGAGAGAGAGTTAACCACCATCCACGTAAGACCAGCAATCCAATGAAACAGACAGAAG gtgtcAGTAATGAAATTTCACAGCTTGAGTCAGATGATTTTGTTATCTGCCAAAAGCCCATGGAACTTCTTGGTAAAAAAAGTGAACAGTCTGGATTATCTGTTACACTGGAATCTACAGGATTAGCTGATGAAAAACTAAAGTATTTCCACATCCAGCACCTGCTCTATAG ACGTTTTGCTCCTGATATTTCATCCTATGTCTTGCCTGATGACATCAAGTTGCATTCCCTCCAGCTGTTACCCATTTACCAGACAG GTTCTTCTGATGGAAAAAATTCGTCTCAGGAAAAAGAGTTGCTGagtctcttttgttttttctccttacCTCATGTGGGATATCTCTACATGGTTGTCAAATCTGTTGAATTAATGTCAGTCTACCACTATCCAGAGAAGTCTCAGCAGGCGGTGCTCACACCACAATTCTTGCACGTCATTACAAG caaTAACCTGCAGTGTTTCACAGTGCGGTGCAGTGCAGCAGCAGCTCGTGAGGAGGACCCGTACATGGACACCACCCTGAAG GCTTGCCCACCTGTCAGTATGGATGTCTGTGCTTTAAGAATACAGCTTTTCATAGGCTTGAAAGCCATCTGTCACTTTAAAAACCACATTATACTTTTGACTAAGGCAGACGCTGAGGCCATTCCAGAGAGAAGAGAGTCACCCAAGAGGCTTCT ttcTAGAAAAGATACCAATGTTAAGATCAAAATACCTCCTGTAGCTGAGGCTGGGTGGAATTTGTATATTGTGAATACAGTCTCACCAGTGCAACTATACAAAGAGATG gtAGACTATAGTAATACCTACAAGACTGCCAGAACCCAGAGCTGCATTCATCTTCTCAGTGAGGCTCATCTGTTAGTGAGAGCTGCCCTGATGGATGCCAGTCAGCTGGAACCCGGGGAGAAAGCAGAGCTTTTGGAAGCATTTAAGGAAAGCTGTGGGCACCTTGGGGACTGTTACAGCAG GCTTGACACCCAGCATTCTCACCTCACCTTGCCGTACTATAAGATGTCTGGTTTGTCTTTGGCCCAAGTTTTGTCCCGCATGGACTGGACAGTAGAGGATGCATCACATAAATATGAGAGGGGATTAATCTTTTATATTAATCATTCACTTTATGAAAACCTGGATGAAGAATTAAGTGAA GAATTAGCAGCAAGAGTGGTTCAGATGTTTCATGTAGCTGAGCCGAAGCAACTGCCTCATATTCTTTGTAGTCCTTCTATGAAGAATATTAATCCTTCAACTGCCATGAGCTATCTGAGGAAGCTGGATGCTTCTGGGTTGTCATCGATCTTACTGACATTGACTAAGGCAGCAATGGCTCTGAAAATGGGAGATCTTGACAtgcacaaaaatgaaatgaaaagccaTCCAGAG ATGAAGTTGGTATGTGGCTTCATTCTGGAACCTCGACTATTGATTCAACAGAGGAAGGGACAGATTGTTCCAACAGAACTTGCAATTCACTTGAAGGAGACTCAGCCTGCATTACTTGTGGCTTCAGTCCTGGGCTTGCAGAAGAACAACAAAATTGGAATTGAAGAAGCAGATTCCTTTTTTAAG gtGCTTTGTGGCAAGGATGAAGATACGATTCCTCAGCTCTTGGTAGACTTTTGGGAAGCTCAGCTAGTGGCATGTCTCCCAGATGTGGTACTTCAGGAACTCTTTTTTAAGCTCACATCACAGTATATCTGGAGGTTGTCTAAGAGGCAGCCTCCTGACACCACACCGTTGCGAACATCAGAAGAGCTG ataAATGCCTGTGGTCATTATGGCTTAATCTATCCATGGGTTCACATTTTAATATCATCTGACTTCTTAGCTCATGAAAATTACACAGAAGATCTTTTAAAATTGCAG CTTCCATTATTCCGTTCTTGGAGCCACTCTCAGAAGACACTATTGCTGGCCTCAGCGTGCATGTTCTGTGTCGTACGCGCTTGA